One Chloroflexota bacterium genomic region harbors:
- a CDS encoding LLM class flavin-dependent oxidoreductase, with protein MESTARRVEELGYQHLWAWDHLHAIFGDPDQPIYEGWMTLAAWAKVTRRVRLGLLVGANTFRNPGLVAKLATTLDHISDGRAILGLGGAWFEHEHVAHGIEFGTGFGQRLDWLHEAVGAIRTVLDGGAATSPDNGRYRFRELRQHPLPLQARLPIMIGGSGEKKTLRTVATYANMWNAMGSAEVLRHKVEVLHEHCAAVGRDIADIEMTVGCKPLIRDTEVEARRVWEAHMALNRTPMAEVRNDETFWIGTAEQIAERMREYRELGFDTFIAELAAPHDVETLERWIGEVKPMLEA; from the coding sequence ATGGAGTCGACCGCACGCCGGGTGGAGGAACTCGGCTACCAACACCTGTGGGCGTGGGACCACCTGCATGCCATCTTCGGCGATCCCGACCAGCCGATCTACGAAGGGTGGATGACGCTGGCGGCCTGGGCAAAGGTCACCCGGCGGGTCCGTCTGGGACTCCTCGTGGGCGCCAATACCTTCCGCAACCCGGGCCTGGTGGCCAAGCTCGCTACCACGCTCGACCACATCAGCGACGGGCGCGCCATCCTTGGGCTGGGCGGCGCCTGGTTCGAGCACGAGCACGTGGCTCACGGGATCGAGTTCGGAACAGGCTTCGGCCAGCGGCTCGACTGGCTGCACGAGGCTGTCGGAGCCATTCGAACCGTGCTCGACGGCGGCGCAGCCACCAGCCCCGACAATGGCCGCTACCGGTTCCGGGAGCTCCGTCAACACCCGCTTCCTCTGCAGGCGCGCCTGCCGATCATGATCGGCGGGTCGGGTGAGAAGAAGACTCTCCGCACCGTGGCGACCTACGCCAACATGTGGAACGCGATGGGCAGCGCCGAGGTTCTGCGGCACAAGGTGGAGGTCCTGCACGAGCATTGCGCGGCGGTGGGGCGTGACATCGCGGACATCGAGATGACGGTCGGATGCAAGCCGCTCATCCGCGACACGGAGGTGGAAGCCCGTCGCGTGTGGGAAGCCCATATGGCGCTCAACCGCACACCGATGGCCGAGGTGCGCAACGACGAGACCTTCTGGATCGGAACCGCCGAGCAGATCGCCGAGCGGATGCGCGAGTACCGCGAGCTGGGGTTCGACACGTTCATCGCCGAACTGGCGGCGCCCCACGACGTGGAGACGCTCGAACGCTGGATCGGCGAAGTCAAGCCCATGCTGGAGGCCTAG
- a CDS encoding permease-like cell division protein FtsX: protein MGFLRFLGFTLVRAGQGFWRNKMMSLAATATVILMLVLLSGLVIVLGGLNAGLAFIESKVGVTARLVDGLTPEEVNQLVADVSALPGVATAEYVSPEEAMRRLEQAYLDRGQTLQTGGANITLYASIEVGLTDPAAATSVSAALGERPEIERITTIQEQYDKLLGVTNVVRLAGLSAMILVGLTVVFMIVNTIRIAVFSRSREIEIMRLVGASDAFIRWPFIMEGMLCGLLGAVVTVLLVAVVWGPIQPLLIEIFQMPTAVGAQFFTFVAVLILSVGLVVGMLGSWISVRAHLATGV from the coding sequence ATGGGATTCCTGAGGTTCCTCGGCTTCACCCTGGTCCGGGCCGGGCAGGGCTTTTGGCGCAACAAGATGATGAGCCTGGCGGCAACGGCAACCGTGATCCTCATGCTCGTCCTGCTGTCCGGGCTGGTCATCGTGCTCGGCGGCCTCAACGCGGGCCTGGCCTTTATCGAGAGCAAGGTCGGGGTCACGGCCCGCCTGGTGGACGGCCTAACGCCAGAGGAGGTGAACCAGCTCGTCGCCGACGTGAGCGCCCTGCCCGGGGTGGCGACGGCGGAGTACGTCTCGCCCGAGGAGGCAATGCGGCGGCTCGAGCAGGCGTATCTCGACCGCGGGCAGACCCTCCAGACCGGTGGAGCGAACATCACGCTGTACGCCAGCATCGAGGTCGGCCTCACCGACCCGGCCGCCGCGACATCGGTTTCCGCCGCGCTCGGCGAGCGACCCGAGATCGAGCGCATCACGACCATCCAGGAGCAGTACGACAAGCTGCTTGGCGTGACGAACGTGGTCCGCCTGGCCGGCCTGTCGGCCATGATTCTGGTCGGCCTGACGGTGGTCTTCATGATCGTCAACACGATCCGGATCGCGGTGTTCTCGCGCAGCCGCGAGATCGAGATCATGCGCTTGGTGGGCGCCAGCGACGCCTTCATCCGCTGGCCGTTCATCATGGAGGGCATGCTCTGCGGCCTGCTCGGCGCCGTGGTCACCGTCCTGCTGGTGGCCGTGGTGTGGGGGCCCATTCAGCCCCTGCTGATCGAGATCTTCCAGATGCCGACCGCCGTCGGCGCCCAGTTCTTCACCTTCGTCGCGGTCCTCATCCTGTCGGTCGGCCTGGTGGTGGGGATGCTGGGCAGCTGGATCAGCGTGCGGGCCCACCTTGCAACCGGGGTCTGA
- the prfB gene encoding peptide chain release factor 2 (programmed frameshift) encodes MDEIRSEAQRLARLVADTAVRLDLPARQSELEELTARSADPNLWDDPAKAQSVLRRADELRAEIGFWSDLSQRATGLAELAELAAADAETDAALQADMEKDLEALRSSWTAAEQRLLLSGAYDERPAIVSIYAGAGGTESQDWAEMLLRMYLRWAERQRYRTEILDQSEGEEAGLKSVTASIDGRWAYGRLRSERGVHRLVRISPFDSQNRRHTSFALVEVMPEVPPDAEVEIRDEDLRVDTYRSSGAGGQHVNKTDSAVRITHIPTGIVVTCQNERSQMQNRERAMAVLRAKLVERAEEEREAEMARLRGQHIEPGWGNQIRSYVLQPYTMVKDLRTGVETSNPTAVLDGDLDPFIDGYLRSQIGANGDSAA; translated from the exons TTGGACGAAATTAGGAGCGAGGCGCAGCGCCTGGCGCGCCTCGTGGCCGACACGGCGGTGCGGCTT GACTTGCCTGCGCGGCAATCCGAGCTTGAGGAGCTGACCGCTCGATCGGCAGACCCCAACCTGTGGGATGACCCGGCAAAGGCCCAGTCCGTGCTGCGCCGCGCCGACGAGCTCCGCGCGGAGATCGGCTTCTGGAGCGACCTGAGCCAGCGCGCGACCGGGCTGGCGGAGCTGGCCGAGCTTGCCGCTGCCGACGCCGAGACTGACGCCGCCCTGCAGGCCGACATGGAAAAGGACCTCGAGGCGCTGCGGTCGAGCTGGACGGCCGCCGAGCAGCGGCTCCTGCTGAGCGGTGCCTACGACGAGCGACCGGCCATCGTCTCGATCTATGCCGGGGCGGGCGGCACCGAGAGCCAGGACTGGGCCGAGATGCTGCTCCGGATGTACCTGCGCTGGGCCGAGCGCCAGCGCTATCGGACCGAGATTCTGGACCAGAGCGAAGGCGAGGAGGCGGGTCTGAAGAGCGTGACGGCCAGCATTGACGGGCGCTGGGCGTACGGTCGCCTGCGGAGTGAGCGGGGCGTCCATCGCTTGGTCCGGATCAGCCCCTTCGACTCCCAGAACCGCCGCCACACGTCGTTCGCCCTGGTGGAGGTCATGCCCGAGGTTCCCCCCGATGCCGAGGTCGAGATCCGCGACGAGGATCTGCGAGTCGACACCTATCGGTCCAGCGGGGCGGGTGGGCAACACGTCAACAAGACCGATTCGGCGGTACGCATCACGCATATTCCGACCGGCATCGTGGTCACCTGTCAGAACGAGCGCAGCCAGATGCAGAACCGAGAGCGGGCGATGGCGGTGCTGCGCGCCAAGCTCGTCGAGCGAGCCGAGGAGGAGCGCGAGGCGGAGATGGCCCGTCTCCGCGGCCAGCACATAGAGCCGGGATGGGGGAACCAGATCCGCAGCTACGTCCTCCAGCCCTACACCATGGTCAAGGATCTGCGGACCGGGGTCGAGACCTCGAACCCGACCGCCGTCCTGGACGGGGACCTCGATCCGTTCATCGACGGCTATCTGCGATCGCAGATCGGCGCCAACGGGGACAGTGCGGCATGA
- the smpB gene encoding SsrA-binding protein SmpB: MPEQTVAQNRRARHEYHVEETLEAGLVLTGTEIKSIRAGRANLAEAYARVERGEAWLIGAHIAPYAQASRFNHEPTRTRKLLLHRDQIAELVGKTQIRGYTLVPLRLYIRDGLAKVELGLARGRKAHDKRRVIAERDARRELERETKIRVRL, from the coding sequence ATGCCTGAGCAGACCGTCGCCCAAAACCGTCGCGCCCGCCACGAGTACCACGTCGAGGAGACGCTGGAGGCTGGGCTGGTCCTGACCGGCACCGAGATCAAGAGCATCCGGGCCGGACGCGCCAACCTGGCCGAGGCCTACGCCCGCGTCGAACGCGGCGAGGCATGGTTGATCGGCGCCCATATCGCGCCTTATGCCCAGGCCAGTCGTTTCAACCACGAGCCCACGCGGACCCGCAAGCTCCTTCTGCACCGGGATCAGATCGCCGAGCTGGTGGGCAAGACTCAGATCCGTGGCTACACCTTGGTCCCCCTCCGCCTCTACATTCGCGACGGCCTGGCCAAGGTCGAGCTGGGCCTGGCGCGGGGCCGCAAGGCGCACGACAAGCGGCGCGTGATCGCGGAGCGCGACGCGCGACGCGAGCTCGAGCGGGAGACCAAGATTCGGGTCCGTCTCTGA
- a CDS encoding ribose-phosphate pyrophosphokinase — protein sequence MYADEFSIYSGNANRPLAEDICRYLGTRMGEADVFQFANENIFVRILENVREQDVFLIQPTCRPVNHSIMELLIMIDAYKRASAGRITAVMPYYSYGRSDKKDQPRVPITARLIADMLTVAGADRVLTMDLHQGQIQGFFSIPVDELTAVDMLAKYVTGLGLEDLVVVSELGFAKKARNFAEKLNAPLAIVEKRRLGNDDKAELKNVIGEVSGKTAVVIDDEINTAGSLIETVNALISAGARDVYSCATHGVFSGTALERIESSALREVIVTDTIPLLDGANPDRITVLSVAPLFGEAIRRIHRGESVGALFSSEVELVEEMTFWGAHDQDEEAEAV from the coding sequence TTGTACGCCGACGAGTTCAGCATCTACTCGGGCAACGCCAACCGGCCACTGGCGGAAGACATCTGCCGCTACCTGGGCACGCGGATGGGGGAGGCCGATGTCTTCCAGTTCGCGAACGAGAACATCTTTGTCCGCATCCTGGAGAACGTCCGCGAACAGGATGTGTTCCTGATCCAGCCCACCTGCCGACCGGTGAACCACTCGATCATGGAGCTCCTGATCATGATCGACGCCTATAAGCGGGCCAGCGCAGGCCGGATCACCGCGGTCATGCCCTACTACTCGTACGGCCGGTCCGACAAAAAGGACCAGCCCCGCGTGCCGATCACGGCGCGCCTGATTGCGGACATGCTCACCGTGGCCGGCGCCGACCGCGTCCTGACCATGGACCTCCACCAGGGCCAGATCCAGGGTTTCTTCTCGATCCCGGTCGACGAGCTGACCGCCGTCGACATGCTGGCCAAGTACGTCACCGGCCTGGGGCTCGAAGACCTGGTGGTGGTCAGCGAGCTGGGCTTTGCCAAGAAGGCGCGGAATTTCGCCGAGAAGCTCAACGCGCCGCTGGCCATCGTCGAAAAACGGCGGCTGGGGAACGACGATAAGGCGGAGCTGAAGAACGTCATCGGTGAAGTGAGCGGGAAGACCGCGGTAGTCATCGACGACGAGATCAACACCGCCGGCTCGCTGATCGAGACGGTCAACGCTCTGATCAGCGCAGGGGCGCGCGATGTGTACTCGTGCGCGACCCACGGCGTGTTCTCGGGCACGGCACTCGAGCGCATCGAGTCCTCGGCCCTGCGCGAGGTCATCGTGACCGACACCATTCCGCTGCTGGATGGTGCCAACCCGGACCGCATCACGGTCCTGTCGGTGGCGCCGCTGTTCGGGGAGGCTATCCGGCGCATTCATCGCGGCGAGAGCGTAGGGGCCCTCTTCTCGTCCGAGGTCGAGCTGGTCGAGGAGATGACCTTCTGGGGCGCCCACGACCAGGACGAGGAAGCCGAGGCGGTCTGA
- the secA gene encoding preprotein translocase subunit SecA translates to MLKLFSRVMDSNEREVRRLEPLVERANALEPEYRALSDDELRGRTALYRERLAEQLGDLILPAEARAETSDDDSELVGGDPARRLERRREEREREMAQINAALDGILPEAFAAVREAMQRALGKRHYDVQLLGGIVLHHGTIAEMRTGEGKTFVAPLAAYLNALAGQGVHVVTVNDYLAKRDAQWIGAVFHRLGMEVGSIQHEAAYVFDPDYPATDERLRDLRPVTRREAYAADVTYGTNNEFGFDFLRDNLVTDLGLRVQRGHFFGIVDEVDNILIDEARTPLIISGQAEQSTDRYVQFARLVPRLKAEDDYLVDEKFRQVAITEAGTEKMERMLGVANLFDDDFSMARHLEQALKAEALYKRDRDYVVKDGEVVIVDEFTGRLMPGRRWSEGLHQAVEAKEGVRIQSESRTLATITFQNYFRMYRKLAGMTGTAETEAEEFNKIYGLEVVVIPTHLPMIRDDFADLVYASQRGKWDSVIEEIVEEHEKGRPVLVGTISVEVSEMLSELLKRRGIKHNVLNAKLHEREAEIVAQAGRSGAVTIATNMAGRGVDILLGGNPDMLAADLLHQRGTSILEASADDIAAAQAEAERTCAQDRERVLAAGGLHIVGTERHEARRIDNQLRGRSGRQGDPGSSRFYLSLEDDLMRRFASDRVQGLMKTVGFSDDMALESGIVSRTIEGAQTRVEGYNFDLRKHVVQYDDVINRQRETIYAERDHVLGTTDLSGTVLSLVDAEVRSMVAEATADAQTEWNRDGLRALLSGMIPTLTAAELEVIDQARDADSLADELVALADAHYQRKRDELGEQTMASLERIVLVRVIDGLWVEHLTAVDDMRRGIGLRAYSQRDPLNEFKVEAFRMFDELKVMIRRDVARTIFRVTVLRQPATAPAARLVESRPDVNGSGAASAGAAAAVAAAAGSAAGSRQPVRAATKIGRNDPCYCGSGKKYKRCHGA, encoded by the coding sequence ATGTTGAAACTGTTCTCCCGGGTGATGGACTCCAACGAGCGTGAGGTCCGCCGCCTGGAACCCCTCGTCGAGCGCGCCAACGCGCTCGAGCCCGAATACCGCGCCCTCAGCGACGACGAACTCCGGGGACGGACGGCGCTGTACCGCGAGCGGCTGGCCGAGCAGCTCGGCGACTTGATCCTGCCGGCCGAAGCGCGGGCCGAGACTTCGGACGACGATTCCGAGCTGGTAGGGGGCGACCCGGCTCGGCGCCTGGAGCGCCGACGCGAGGAGCGCGAGCGGGAAATGGCGCAGATCAACGCGGCGCTGGACGGGATCTTGCCGGAAGCCTTCGCCGCCGTGCGCGAGGCCATGCAGCGCGCCCTCGGCAAGCGCCATTACGACGTCCAGCTGCTGGGCGGCATCGTCCTGCACCACGGCACGATCGCCGAGATGCGGACTGGCGAGGGCAAGACCTTCGTCGCGCCGCTGGCCGCATACCTGAACGCCCTGGCCGGACAGGGCGTGCACGTGGTCACCGTCAACGACTATCTCGCCAAGCGCGACGCGCAGTGGATCGGGGCCGTCTTCCATCGGCTGGGGATGGAGGTCGGGTCCATCCAGCATGAGGCTGCCTACGTGTTCGACCCGGACTACCCGGCCACCGATGAGCGGTTGCGGGACCTGCGGCCGGTCACCCGACGCGAGGCGTATGCCGCAGACGTGACCTACGGGACGAACAACGAGTTCGGGTTCGACTTCCTGCGCGACAACCTGGTCACCGATCTCGGACTTCGCGTCCAGCGCGGCCATTTCTTCGGCATCGTGGACGAGGTGGACAACATCCTCATCGACGAGGCCAGGACCCCGTTGATCATCAGCGGCCAGGCCGAGCAATCCACCGACCGATACGTCCAGTTCGCGCGCCTGGTGCCCCGACTCAAGGCGGAGGACGACTACCTGGTCGACGAGAAGTTCCGGCAGGTGGCGATCACCGAGGCGGGGACCGAGAAGATGGAGCGCATGCTCGGCGTCGCAAACCTGTTCGACGACGACTTCAGCATGGCGCGCCACCTGGAGCAGGCCCTCAAGGCGGAGGCTCTGTACAAGCGCGACCGCGACTACGTCGTCAAGGACGGCGAGGTCGTGATCGTCGACGAGTTCACCGGTCGACTCATGCCCGGGCGGCGCTGGAGCGAGGGGCTGCACCAGGCGGTGGAAGCCAAAGAGGGCGTCCGCATCCAGAGCGAGTCACGGACCCTGGCCACGATCACGTTCCAGAACTACTTCCGGATGTACCGGAAGCTGGCCGGCATGACGGGCACGGCCGAAACCGAGGCCGAGGAGTTCAACAAGATCTATGGCCTCGAGGTCGTGGTGATCCCGACCCATCTGCCCATGATCCGCGACGACTTCGCGGACCTGGTGTACGCCAGCCAGAGGGGCAAGTGGGATTCGGTGATCGAAGAAATCGTCGAGGAGCACGAGAAGGGTCGGCCGGTCCTGGTGGGCACCATCAGCGTCGAGGTCAGCGAGATGCTGTCGGAGCTGCTGAAGCGACGGGGAATCAAGCACAACGTCCTGAACGCGAAATTGCACGAGCGCGAGGCGGAGATCGTCGCGCAGGCGGGTCGCAGCGGTGCGGTGACCATCGCCACCAACATGGCCGGCCGCGGCGTCGACATCCTGCTGGGCGGGAACCCTGACATGCTGGCCGCCGACCTGCTGCACCAGCGCGGAACGAGCATCCTGGAAGCCTCGGCTGACGACATTGCGGCCGCCCAGGCCGAGGCCGAGCGCACCTGCGCCCAGGACCGCGAGCGGGTATTGGCCGCCGGCGGGCTGCACATCGTGGGCACCGAGCGCCACGAGGCGCGGCGCATCGACAACCAGCTCCGGGGGCGGTCCGGTCGCCAGGGTGACCCGGGCAGCAGCCGCTTCTACCTGTCGCTGGAAGACGACCTCATGCGGCGCTTCGCCAGCGATCGCGTCCAGGGCCTCATGAAGACAGTGGGGTTCAGCGACGACATGGCGCTCGAGTCCGGAATCGTGAGCCGAACCATCGAGGGCGCCCAGACCCGGGTTGAGGGGTACAACTTCGACCTGCGCAAGCACGTCGTTCAGTACGACGACGTCATCAACCGCCAGCGCGAGACGATCTACGCCGAACGCGATCACGTCCTGGGGACGACCGACCTGTCCGGGACGGTCCTGTCCCTGGTCGATGCCGAAGTCCGGTCCATGGTGGCGGAGGCGACGGCCGATGCCCAAACCGAGTGGAACCGAGACGGGCTGCGCGCGCTGCTGAGCGGCATGATTCCGACCCTGACCGCCGCGGAGCTGGAGGTCATCGACCAGGCCCGGGACGCCGATTCCCTCGCCGACGAGCTGGTGGCCCTGGCTGACGCGCACTACCAGCGGAAGCGTGACGAGTTGGGGGAGCAGACCATGGCCAGCCTGGAACGGATCGTCCTGGTGCGGGTGATCGACGGGCTGTGGGTGGAGCACCTGACTGCGGTGGACGACATGCGGCGCGGAATCGGGCTGCGGGCGTACAGCCAGCGCGACCCGCTCAACGAGTTCAAGGTCGAAGCGTTCCGTATGTTCGACGAGCTCAAGGTGATGATCCGCCGCGACGTGGCACGCACGATCTTTCGGGTCACGGTCCTCCGTCAGCCGGCGACGGCGCCCGCTGCCCGTCTAGTGGAGAGCCGGCCGGACGTGAATGGATCCGGGGCCGCGTCGGCGGGAGCCGCGGCAGCTGTCGCGGCGGCGGCGGGATCCGCGGCCGGGAGCCGGCAGCCCGTTCGAGCCGCCACCAAGATCGGCCGCAACGACCCGTGCTACTGCGGCTCGGGCAAGAAATACAAGCGCTGCCACGGGGCCTGA
- a CDS encoding S41 family peptidase, whose amino-acid sequence MDDATPPDRPESGADPTLQPVPTQAPVRPGAGRSLRYAALFGLAALLGTSLFMGGYLAAGGTGSCSAPSEAFAAFCEAYDKLHAQYVDQLDDNTLVEGALEGLFQYGVADPYSSYMNPEEYQNSLGDLSGTFSGIGAELAVENSENPDDLEACALLSDTCLLVVVAPIDGSPAEAAGVQSGDVVQAVDGESVNGSTIQDQVTKVRGPEGTDVTITIQRGDEVFDLTITRAEIVVVEVESEMLANQVGYIALHGFSANASDQFSESLGDLLADGADQIVFDLRDNPGGYISAAQEIASEFVADGLLFSQESAGDEVIDWEATDGGQATDPAIEVVVLINGGSASASEIVAAALEETDRATLIGEPTFGKNTVQIWDELANGGGVRITISRWFTPNHNSVAPDGVQPDIVVSVPEGTPADEDPVLDRALAYLATLEQEAAWQPAVAARPALTELRVVGWVPETGLWAAWSAC is encoded by the coding sequence ATGGACGACGCGACGCCCCCCGACCGGCCCGAATCCGGAGCCGATCCCACGCTCCAGCCCGTTCCAACCCAGGCACCGGTCCGCCCTGGAGCCGGACGCTCGTTGCGCTACGCCGCGCTCTTTGGGCTGGCCGCATTGCTCGGGACCTCCCTCTTCATGGGCGGCTACCTGGCTGCCGGCGGCACCGGGTCCTGTTCCGCCCCGAGCGAGGCGTTCGCGGCGTTCTGCGAGGCCTACGACAAGCTCCACGCCCAGTACGTCGACCAGCTGGACGACAACACGCTGGTGGAGGGCGCCCTCGAAGGGCTGTTCCAGTACGGCGTCGCGGATCCGTACAGCAGCTACATGAACCCGGAGGAGTACCAGAACTCGCTGGGCGACCTGTCCGGGACCTTCTCCGGCATCGGCGCCGAGCTGGCGGTCGAGAACTCGGAGAACCCCGACGACCTGGAGGCCTGCGCGTTGCTGTCGGACACGTGCCTCCTGGTGGTGGTGGCACCCATCGACGGGTCCCCGGCCGAGGCGGCGGGCGTGCAGTCCGGCGACGTGGTCCAGGCCGTCGACGGCGAGAGCGTGAACGGCAGCACGATCCAGGACCAGGTGACGAAGGTGCGCGGCCCGGAGGGGACGGACGTCACGATCACCATCCAGCGCGGCGATGAGGTGTTCGACCTGACCATCACCCGGGCCGAGATCGTGGTGGTCGAGGTCGAAAGCGAGATGCTCGCCAACCAGGTCGGGTACATCGCCCTGCATGGCTTCAGCGCCAACGCTTCCGATCAGTTCAGCGAATCGCTCGGCGACCTGCTGGCCGATGGCGCCGACCAGATCGTGTTCGACCTGCGGGACAACCCGGGTGGGTACATCAGCGCCGCCCAGGAGATCGCCTCCGAGTTCGTGGCCGATGGCCTCCTGTTCAGCCAGGAGTCGGCTGGAGACGAGGTCATCGACTGGGAGGCGACCGACGGAGGTCAGGCGACCGACCCCGCCATCGAGGTCGTGGTCCTCATCAACGGCGGGTCTGCCTCTGCCTCGGAGATCGTCGCCGCGGCCCTCGAGGAGACCGATCGGGCCACCCTCATCGGTGAGCCGACCTTCGGCAAGAACACGGTCCAGATCTGGGACGAGCTGGCCAACGGCGGCGGGGTTCGGATCACCATCTCGCGCTGGTTCACGCCGAACCACAACAGCGTGGCCCCGGATGGCGTTCAGCCGGACATCGTGGTCAGCGTGCCGGAGGGAACGCCCGCGGACGAGGACCCGGTCCTGGATCGCGCCCTCGCCTACCTGGCGACACTGGAACAGGAGGCAGCCTGGCAACCGGCTGTCGCCGCGCGTCCCGCGCTGACGGAGCTACGTGTCGTGGGCTGGGTACCGGAAACCGGGTTGTGGGCCGCCTGGAGCGCGTGCTAG
- the ftsE gene encoding cell division ATP-binding protein FtsE codes for MTEARLLTDARPGAAPLIGDEPLIRLVDVTVTYPNGKEALINVDLEIRRGDFIFLVGPSGAGKSTLIRLLIREQVATTGRVYLAGRDLARVSRSQVHRLRRRIGVVFQDFRLLPNKTVRENVAFALEVTGAPLAEIRRRVPRLLALVGLEDQAQQLPAQLSGGEQQRAAIARALVHDPAILIADEPTGNLDPVTGWEIMQLLLEINALGTTLVVATHNQEIVTALRRRVVALEQGRMVRDELGATYRRG; via the coding sequence ATGACCGAGGCGCGACTGCTGACCGATGCGCGGCCGGGGGCCGCCCCGCTGATCGGCGATGAGCCGCTCATCCGGCTGGTGGACGTCACCGTCACCTATCCCAACGGCAAGGAGGCGCTGATCAACGTCGACCTCGAAATCCGGCGCGGCGACTTCATCTTCCTGGTCGGACCATCCGGGGCCGGCAAGTCGACCCTCATTCGGCTCCTCATCCGGGAGCAGGTGGCCACGACCGGCCGCGTCTACCTCGCGGGCCGCGACCTGGCCCGCGTCAGCCGGAGCCAGGTGCACCGCCTGCGGCGTCGGATCGGCGTCGTGTTCCAGGACTTCCGGTTGCTCCCCAACAAGACGGTGCGCGAGAACGTGGCGTTCGCCCTGGAGGTCACCGGGGCCCCGCTGGCCGAGATCCGGCGCCGCGTGCCGCGCCTGTTGGCCCTCGTCGGGCTCGAGGACCAGGCGCAGCAGCTGCCGGCCCAGCTCTCCGGCGGCGAGCAGCAACGGGCGGCCATCGCCCGCGCCCTCGTCCACGACCCGGCCATCCTCATCGCGGATGAGCCGACCGGCAACCTCGATCCGGTCACCGGCTGGGAGATCATGCAGCTCCTGCTGGAGATCAATGCGCTGGGCACCACCCTCGTGGTGGCCACGCACAACCAGGAGATCGTGACCGCGCTCCGACGCCGTGTCGTCGCGCTCGAGCAGGGCCGGATGGTCCGCGATGAGCTGGGCGCCACCTACCGTCGCGGGTAG